GTCGGGCGAGAGCACCAGGTGGCGGGGTTTGTCCCCGGTCTCGAGCACCTGCTCGCTCTCGCCGGTGACGAGGTCGAGGCGGAACAGCTCGTCGGCGTACATCGCGGTGACGTAGGCGGTGCGGTTGTCCGGCAGGATCACGCTGCCGCGGGGCGCGGCGTCCACCGGGATCTCCCGGATCGCCTGACCGGCCTCGAGGTCGAGCACGGAGACGGTCTCGTCGCACCAGTTCGAGACCAGGGCGCGCGTCCCGTCCGCGGAGAGGGAGAGGAACTTCGGGACCCGACCCACCTCGATCACCTGGTCCCACTGGCCGGCGGCGATGTCCAGGCGGAACACGGCGGAGGGCCCCACCTCCTCGCCACCCCGGCAGTCGTCGTGCGCGACCTCGCCCGCGCCGGGACCCTGGAGGCGGTACTGGGAGACGTAGGCGTACTTCCCGTCGGGCGAGAAGACCGCCTCGACGGGGGCGCCCTGGGTGATCCCGGCGCGCTCCGGGTACCCGTGCTCGGACAGATCCACTTCGTCCACCACGGTGTCGGTGAGCTCGAGGGTCTCGGCGTCGTACAGCGTCGAGGAGTGGCTGTACATCATGTTGTTGGCGATGACGGTGCCGGTGGGGCTCGCGACCACGGACTTCGGGGTGATGTCCCCGGTGATGCGGTCCAGATGCACCAGGCGGGTGAGGTTCGAGGGCTCCCCCGGCGGCATCCCCGGCACCGCGCCGACGGTGGTCTGCCCGCTGTCGGGGCCGATCGCGCTGGTCGCGAGGCCCGCGACCATGCCTCCGGCCATCACCAGCGAGAGGATCGCGATGGCGATGGTGAACTGCTCATGCGGTCGCCCTCGCCGCGACTTCCTGCGGTGCTTCGCCTGCACGCTCATCGACAGCCCCTTCCCGTGCCGCCGAACCTAGCCCGACGGGCGGCAGGGAACGGGAGGCGGGGCGGCGTGTCGGGGACTCAGAGCGAGGGACGGCCCTGCAGCACCAGCTCCCGGTAGAGGATCTGGTACCCGAGCTTCTCGTTGATCTCGATCATCCACGGATTCACGTGCGAGTTCCAGGTGACCAGGGAGCGCAGCTGCGGGGCCCGCTCGCGCAGCCGGCGATGGGTGGCGACCTTCAGCGCCAGGCCCAGCCGGTGCCCGCGATGCTCGGGCATGACCAGGGTGTTCTCCTGCCAGCCGAGAGTGCTCTGCGGTGCGGTGTGGAGGTGGACCTCGGAGTTCCCGACGAAGCTGCCGTCGGGCGCGACGGCGACCGCGAGGATCCGCACCGTCCCCTCCTCGCGCATCCGCCGCTCGCTCTCACGGATCCGCTCCGGCGTGTACTCGGGGGCCTCGTGCTCGACGTCCTCATCGGGCTCGTCGAGCTCGAGCTGGCGCAGCAGCAGGCCGTAGGCGCTCAGGTGCTCCTCGGGGATCTCCCCGTCCCACAGCTCGACGCGGTACTCGCCGAGCTCCTGAGCGGCCTCGGCCTGCAGCGCCTCCAGCAGCGTCTCCTCCAGCGGCAGCGGCAGCGCGCGGCAGACGGCGAGGTTCTTGCGGGTGATCCCGAGTCGGCGGGCCAGTCGGTTCACCGGCAGCTCGGGGGACTCAGCATCGCCGTCGGCCGGGATCTCGCCGTAGGCCTCGACCAGGGTGCGGCCGGAGTCGCGGATCGCGGGGATCAGCGCCTCCTGGACCATCGCGGTCCCGAGGCCGCGGCCGCGGAAGGCGGGATGGATGGAGACGCCGACGGAGATCGTCTCGAGGTTCTCCTGCAGCGGCACGAACGTGCTCGCGCGGCCGACGAGGCTCTGTCCGCCCTCCATGGGCTCGACGAGCGCGACCCAGCGCTGCACCTGCCAGTACGGCGAGTCGGCGAGCTGCGCGCGCAGCTGCTCGCGGGTCAGGGCCTCGCTGCCGCCGTAGGTGTGCTCGTCGAGGGCGGTCTCGAGCGCGAGGTACTGGTCGAGCTCACTCTCGGAGG
The window above is part of the Brachybacterium vulturis genome. Proteins encoded here:
- a CDS encoding beta-propeller fold lactonase family protein, producing the protein MSVQAKHRRKSRRGRPHEQFTIAIAILSLVMAGGMVAGLATSAIGPDSGQTTVGAVPGMPPGEPSNLTRLVHLDRITGDITPKSVVASPTGTVIANNMMYSHSSTLYDAETLELTDTVVDEVDLSEHGYPERAGITQGAPVEAVFSPDGKYAYVSQYRLQGPGAGEVAHDDCRGGEEVGPSAVFRLDIAAGQWDQVIEVGRVPKFLSLSADGTRALVSNWCDETVSVLDLEAGQAIREIPVDAAPRGSVILPDNRTAYVTAMYADELFRLDLVTGESEQVLETGDKPRHLVLSPDASRLYLTVSGSDRLVELDAATGEVLRTAETGREPRTMAISPDGLALYIVNYYANTVSKFDTVTMEEIQTVEVGRNPIGVTYEPTQRRVWVANYAGSIDVFDDTASGTMEP
- a CDS encoding GNAT family N-acetyltransferase; protein product: MHVTIRPLDPTSESELDQYLALETALDEHTYGGSEALTREQLRAQLADSPYWQVQRWVALVEPMEGGQSLVGRASTFVPLQENLETISVGVSIHPAFRGRGLGTAMVQEALIPAIRDSGRTLVEAYGEIPADGDAESPELPVNRLARRLGITRKNLAVCRALPLPLEETLLEALQAEAAQELGEYRVELWDGEIPEEHLSAYGLLLRQLELDEPDEDVEHEAPEYTPERIRESERRMREEGTVRILAVAVAPDGSFVGNSEVHLHTAPQSTLGWQENTLVMPEHRGHRLGLALKVATHRRLRERAPQLRSLVTWNSHVNPWMIEINEKLGYQILYRELVLQGRPSL